The Legionella cincinnatiensis genome includes a region encoding these proteins:
- a CDS encoding FKBP-type peptidyl-prolyl cis-trans isomerase, producing MKMKLVTAAIMGLAMSTAMATTDATSLTTDKDKLSYSIGADLGKNFKNQGIDINPEALAKGMQDGMSGAQLILTEEQMKDVLSKFQKDLMAKRSAEFNKKAEENKAKGEAFLSANKSKPGIVVLPSGLQYKIIDAGTGAKPGKSDTVTVEYTGTLIDGTVFDSTEKAGKPATFQVSQVIPGWTEALQLMPSGSTWEVYVPADLAYGPRSVGGPIGPNETLIFKIHLISVKKAA from the coding sequence ATGAAGATGAAATTGGTCACTGCGGCCATTATGGGGCTGGCAATGTCTACAGCAATGGCTACAACTGATGCTACATCGCTTACTACGGACAAAGATAAATTATCTTATAGTATTGGTGCTGATTTAGGAAAAAACTTTAAAAATCAAGGTATTGACATTAATCCAGAGGCATTAGCTAAAGGAATGCAAGATGGAATGTCTGGGGCTCAATTGATTTTGACTGAAGAGCAAATGAAAGATGTTCTGAGTAAATTTCAAAAAGATCTGATGGCTAAGCGTAGTGCTGAATTTAATAAAAAAGCAGAAGAAAACAAAGCAAAAGGTGAAGCTTTCTTATCTGCTAATAAGTCAAAGCCTGGGATAGTAGTGTTACCAAGTGGTTTGCAGTATAAGATTATTGATGCCGGTACTGGTGCAAAACCAGGTAAGTCAGACACTGTAACTGTTGAATATACTGGAACTTTAATTGACGGTACTGTATTTGATAGCACTGAAAAAGCAGGTAAGCCAGCTACATTTCAAGTATCGCAAGTAATCCCTGGTTGGACAGAAGCATTACAATTAATGCCTTCTGGTTCTACATGGGAAGTTTATGTTCCTGCTGATTTAGCTTATGGTCCACGTAGTGTAGGTGGTCCTATAGGTCCAAATGAAACTTTGATCTTCAAAATTCATTTGATTTCTGTAAAAAAAGCAGCCTAA
- a CDS encoding AmpG family muropeptide MFS transporter, which produces MNKRLFIVFILGFSSGLPMALISSTLQAWFAYSGMSVFVTGTLSLISLPYAYRIFWGPILDRYSLFNLGKRRSWILAMQCLLLLGFNLMAWFTPEQYPKLIALLALALACFSATQDIAIDAHRAEYLPMTEHALGASLAVLGYRIALLLSGGFALVMAQKLGWAFTYRFMGCLMTVGMFAVFVSQEPSAVVKEKSNFALSFIAPVKEFLSRQGVIPLLCFIFCYKLGEAFTTTTSGIVMPFLIQGLGFSLDTIGYINKILGVGSILLGGLCAGFLLMHYSLYRSLLFFGLLQALTNILFVILAITGKNVVLLAMAVFFDNFAAGMGSTALVALFMRLVDKQYTGTQFSLLVALSTLPRIISGPVAAAIQMKIGWIGLYQLSVVFALLFIPFLIKIKEQTKENRQEGVSIENEGNFNPAG; this is translated from the coding sequence ATGAACAAGCGTCTCTTTATTGTTTTCATTTTAGGTTTTTCTTCTGGTTTGCCTATGGCGCTAATCAGTAGTACGTTGCAAGCATGGTTTGCCTACAGCGGGATGTCTGTTTTTGTTACAGGAACGTTAAGTTTAATTAGTTTACCTTATGCTTATCGTATTTTCTGGGGGCCTATTCTTGATCGTTACTCATTATTTAACTTGGGTAAAAGAAGAAGTTGGATCTTAGCAATGCAATGTTTATTGCTTTTAGGATTTAACTTGATGGCATGGTTTACCCCGGAACAATACCCTAAGTTAATCGCTTTACTCGCATTAGCTTTGGCCTGTTTTTCTGCAACACAAGACATTGCAATTGATGCGCATCGGGCTGAATATTTACCAATGACTGAGCATGCTTTAGGTGCTTCTTTAGCAGTATTAGGTTATCGAATTGCTCTGTTATTGTCTGGTGGCTTTGCCTTGGTTATGGCACAGAAATTAGGTTGGGCTTTTACTTATCGTTTTATGGGTTGTCTCATGACTGTAGGGATGTTTGCTGTCTTTGTTAGTCAAGAGCCCAGTGCAGTTGTCAAAGAAAAGAGTAATTTTGCATTATCATTTATAGCACCTGTTAAAGAATTTTTATCACGTCAAGGAGTCATTCCTCTTTTATGTTTTATTTTTTGTTATAAATTAGGAGAGGCTTTTACAACAACTACTAGTGGTATCGTGATGCCTTTTCTCATTCAAGGACTTGGTTTTTCTTTAGATACTATTGGATATATCAACAAAATACTCGGGGTTGGCTCTATATTGTTAGGTGGATTATGTGCTGGATTTTTGTTGATGCATTATTCATTGTACCGTTCATTACTTTTTTTTGGTTTGCTGCAAGCATTAACTAATATTTTGTTTGTTATTTTAGCAATAACTGGCAAAAATGTTGTTTTACTCGCAATGGCAGTATTCTTTGATAATTTTGCAGCAGGTATGGGTTCTACCGCGTTAGTTGCTTTATTTATGCGCCTGGTAGATAAACAGTATACCGGAACCCAATTTTCTTTACTTGTGGCATTATCTACATTACCTCGCATTATCTCAGGTCCAGTGGCAGCAGCGATTCAAATGAAGATTGGATGGATTGGCTTGTACCAACTTTCTGTTGTATTTGCTTTGCTTTTTATCCCTTTTTTAATCAAAATCAAAGAACAAACAAAAGAAAACAGGCAAGAGGGAGTTTCTATAGAGAATGAAGGAAATTTTAATCCTGCTGGATGA
- a CDS encoding DUF3309 family protein translates to MNLVLLIVLIVLILALLPAWPYSAGWGYYPSGSIGLILLILIIVLLLRGGP, encoded by the coding sequence ATGAACCTAGTTTTATTGATTGTTTTAATTGTATTAATATTGGCATTGCTTCCCGCATGGCCTTATAGCGCAGGTTGGGGTTATTATCCTAGTGGAAGCATTGGCTTAATTCTTCTTATTTTGATTATTGTCTTACTCTTACGCGGTGGACCTTAA
- a CDS encoding IS110 family transposase: protein MKNITLLGIDLAKEVFQLHGVNEHGKKILGKKVKRSELPTLITNLPSCKIVMEACGSSNYWSRKFMS, encoded by the coding sequence ATGAAGAATATTACGTTATTAGGCATCGATTTGGCAAAAGAAGTATTTCAATTGCATGGAGTAAATGAGCATGGAAAAAAGATACTAGGCAAAAAAGTAAAGCGCTCAGAATTGCCTACGTTAATTACAAATTTACCTTCTTGCAAAATAGTCATGGAAGCTTGTGGTAGTTCAAATTACTGGTCTCGAAAATTCATGTCCTAG
- a CDS encoding DUF3757 domain-containing protein: MSKYRFFILVYFLTQFSIGHTTNCPDPKTTSLKWGVPPDPWVVNPVSPHPPQGDENTRFVRANILVAGYGRGVVCTYRNSIGEYSIWWPTLTKIPSRLDSNWIESLGGFVCVQALEQCQFYGS; the protein is encoded by the coding sequence ATGAGTAAATATCGATTTTTTATTTTAGTTTATTTCCTTACACAATTTAGCATAGGCCATACTACAAATTGTCCTGATCCAAAAACCACTTCCCTCAAGTGGGGTGTTCCACCAGACCCTTGGGTAGTTAATCCGGTTTCACCTCATCCTCCTCAAGGTGATGAAAATACTCGCTTTGTGCGTGCCAACATTTTAGTTGCTGGGTATGGTCGAGGAGTCGTGTGTACTTATAGAAACTCGATAGGTGAATATTCAATCTGGTGGCCAACTTTGACTAAAATTCCATCTCGCCTTGATTCTAATTGGATAGAAAGCCTGGGCGGTTTCGTGTGTGTTCAAGCTTTGGAACAATGTCAGTTTTACGGTTCATAA
- the nadA gene encoding quinolinate synthase NadA, producing the protein MFKNSTLYTPETTLMQIRNDMSICQSDYPIDWYQEDFIPYAQEYQALPDRKLTTILAWMTPYLKKAQDHFGERLLLLAHYYMGGEIVRLVEQFGGLIGDSYQLALMAAEHPEKSIIIESAVHFMAESISILAHENQQVYITNPKSGCTMEMLAKDFMVEPAFLDLNERYGAENILPVCYMNTSGRVKAMTGAQGGAVCTSSNVKKIFQWAQKQNKKILFIPDQHMGENVAYWLGIKNLAYWPGGTAGAQYSLANQDKQTLKQFDDAQLILFSSQCAVHTHYQPEMCEYWHSQGYTTIVHPECRNTVIKIAQHSGSTAFIWDYVVHDRAQTKRYAIGTENHMVENLKQYCKGLGIEVINLAQAPKKENEKGVGCGCATMSRNDPPHLVALVDLLRQGKTMAYNEVKAGDVVNEFTGSRNRLSEQEQQWVIDNAKKSLQMMINITEDQI; encoded by the coding sequence ATGTTTAAAAATTCTACTCTTTATACTCCTGAAACCACATTAATGCAGATTAGAAATGATATGAGTATTTGCCAAAGCGATTACCCTATAGATTGGTATCAGGAAGATTTTATACCCTATGCTCAAGAATACCAGGCATTGCCCGATCGTAAATTGACTACAATCTTAGCATGGATGACTCCTTATCTTAAAAAAGCACAAGATCATTTTGGTGAGCGCTTATTACTTTTAGCTCATTATTATATGGGTGGAGAAATTGTTCGCTTAGTAGAGCAATTTGGGGGACTTATTGGTGACTCCTACCAATTAGCCTTAATGGCCGCAGAGCATCCTGAAAAATCGATCATTATTGAGTCGGCAGTTCATTTTATGGCTGAATCAATTAGTATCTTAGCTCATGAAAACCAACAGGTATATATTACCAATCCTAAATCGGGTTGCACCATGGAAATGCTTGCCAAAGATTTCATGGTAGAACCCGCCTTTCTCGATTTAAATGAGCGTTATGGCGCTGAAAATATTTTACCTGTTTGTTATATGAATACTTCTGGCCGCGTCAAAGCAATGACTGGAGCTCAAGGTGGAGCTGTCTGTACCAGCTCTAATGTGAAAAAAATATTCCAATGGGCACAAAAACAAAATAAAAAAATTCTTTTCATTCCCGATCAACATATGGGCGAAAATGTAGCTTATTGGTTAGGAATCAAAAATCTTGCTTATTGGCCGGGCGGCACAGCAGGAGCCCAATATTCGCTGGCAAATCAAGACAAGCAAACATTAAAACAATTTGATGATGCCCAACTTATTCTGTTCTCCAGTCAATGTGCTGTGCACACCCATTATCAACCTGAAATGTGTGAATATTGGCATAGTCAAGGATACACGACTATTGTTCATCCTGAATGCCGCAATACGGTCATTAAAATTGCCCAGCATTCAGGTTCTACCGCATTCATTTGGGATTATGTAGTCCATGATCGTGCGCAAACCAAACGTTACGCCATAGGTACAGAAAATCATATGGTGGAAAATCTCAAACAATATTGTAAAGGTTTGGGAATAGAAGTAATCAATTTAGCTCAAGCACCTAAAAAAGAAAATGAAAAAGGCGTAGGATGTGGTTGTGCCACCATGTCACGTAATGACCCTCCTCACTTAGTGGCTCTCGTTGATTTACTAAGACAAGGAAAAACGATGGCTTATAATGAAGTTAAAGCAGGCGATGTTGTTAATGAATTCACTGGCAGTAGAAATAGACTATCGGAGCAAGAGCAACAATGGGTTATAGATAATGCTAAAAAATCATTACAAATGATGATTAATATTACAGAAGATCAAATTTAA
- the nadB gene encoding L-aspartate oxidase, which yields MSDTLSQQGQTYEFDVLVIGTGLAGLQYCLQLISLQPHLNIALISKAAAIECNSRYAQGGIAAVFSAEDSLESHISDTLIAGDGLCYQPAVEFIIRQGPATIKQLSQYNVHFKQDNNGHFHLAQEGGHSHRRIFNCGDQTGLSITQIMNQLARQHQQIHFFEHHVAVNLITHYHPHRTDIQSEVLGAYILDCSANRIHTFLASCVILATGGAGKTYRYTTNPMVATGDGVAMAYRAGARVGNMEFYQFHPTLLHHHSLNNFLISEAVRGEGALLKNAETGERFMKEYAPEQMELATRDIVARAIFSEIERSQIGYVYLDITHQSKDFLKKRFPQIYSTLLSIGIDMSQDMIPVVPAAHYQCGGILADIDGRTDLKRLYAVGEVAFTGLHGANRLASNSLLEALVMGSNAAYCTLKDISTPWKYTDHIPNWSAPSEVNARRASQINAQWRGLRGEMTSYAGIVRTEAGLEDLLQLIMKRKKIIEEYYWKHCITRDFIELRNIILNAELIVRAALARRESRGGHFREDYPNKNAKAKESIAKLGLMDIAPE from the coding sequence ATGAGTGATACTTTATCACAACAAGGACAAACCTATGAGTTTGATGTTCTTGTTATTGGTACTGGGTTGGCGGGATTACAATACTGCCTGCAACTCATAAGCCTACAGCCACATTTGAATATTGCCTTAATCAGTAAAGCCGCTGCCATTGAATGTAATAGCCGTTATGCTCAAGGTGGGATTGCGGCTGTTTTTTCAGCAGAGGATTCTCTAGAATCGCATATTTCAGATACATTGATTGCTGGTGATGGTTTATGCTATCAGCCTGCAGTAGAGTTCATTATTCGGCAAGGGCCCGCAACTATAAAGCAACTGAGTCAATATAATGTTCATTTTAAACAGGACAACAATGGCCATTTTCATTTAGCACAAGAAGGTGGACATTCTCATCGACGTATTTTTAATTGCGGTGATCAAACAGGTTTATCAATAACACAAATAATGAATCAATTGGCACGACAACACCAGCAAATTCATTTTTTTGAACATCATGTAGCAGTAAATCTTATTACTCATTATCATCCTCATCGCACAGATATTCAAAGCGAGGTCTTAGGCGCATATATTCTAGATTGCTCAGCAAATCGTATCCATACTTTCTTAGCGAGCTGTGTCATATTAGCTACAGGCGGTGCTGGTAAAACATACCGATATACAACAAATCCTATGGTTGCTACTGGAGATGGCGTCGCCATGGCTTATAGAGCCGGAGCACGTGTTGGTAACATGGAGTTCTATCAATTTCATCCTACTCTATTACACCATCACTCCTTAAATAATTTCCTTATTTCAGAAGCAGTACGAGGCGAAGGCGCCTTGCTTAAAAATGCCGAAACAGGTGAACGTTTTATGAAGGAGTATGCGCCTGAGCAAATGGAACTTGCGACCCGAGATATCGTTGCTCGTGCTATTTTTAGTGAAATTGAGCGCAGCCAAATAGGATATGTCTATCTCGATATTACCCATCAATCAAAAGACTTTCTTAAAAAACGCTTTCCGCAAATTTACAGCACTTTATTGTCTATAGGCATCGATATGAGTCAGGACATGATTCCCGTTGTTCCGGCAGCACATTATCAATGTGGTGGAATACTTGCGGATATTGATGGCCGTACCGATTTAAAACGACTTTATGCAGTAGGAGAAGTTGCTTTTACTGGTTTACATGGTGCTAACCGTCTCGCCAGTAATTCCTTACTCGAAGCTTTGGTTATGGGCTCCAATGCAGCATACTGTACCTTAAAAGATATTTCTACTCCATGGAAATATACAGATCATATTCCAAACTGGAGCGCACCGAGCGAAGTTAATGCCAGACGGGCAAGTCAAATTAATGCGCAATGGCGTGGTTTAAGAGGAGAAATGACTTCTTATGCAGGCATTGTACGAACAGAAGCAGGTCTTGAAGATCTACTACAATTAATTATGAAGCGAAAAAAAATAATTGAAGAATATTACTGGAAACATTGCATTACCCGTGACTTTATTGAACTCAGAAATATTATTCTCAATGCAGAGCTTATTGTAAGAGCGGCTTTAGCAAGACGCGAATCACGCGGTGGCCATTTCCGTGAAGATTACCCCAATAAAAATGCTAAAGCGAAAGAAAGCATTGCCAAACTGGGATTAATGGATATTGCACCTGAATAA
- the purB gene encoding adenylosuccinate lyase — MTLTSLNAISPIDGRYMNKTRALSPYFSEFALIYYRLTVEIRWIESLAANNAISEVPQLDKEAKDFLNSIISNFDENEALKIKEFEKQTNHDVKAIEYYLKHKFQQNERLQAITAFIHFACTSEDINNLAYALMVKQAIAQVIQPTLAEIMGGITLLGKQHADVAMLSRTHGQPATPTTMGKELVNFVARLKRPQQQLAEVLIPGKFNGAVGNYNAHTVAYPEVDWRKHCANFVTSLGLSFNAYTTQIEPHDGLAEVSQIMVRINNILLDYTQDIWSYISLGYFKQKTVAEEVGSSTMPHKVNPIDFENAEGNLGMANALFIHFANKLTQSRLQRDLSDSTVLRNIGMAFSYSLIAYLALAKGNEKLQINEHALQEDLKSNWEVLAEAVQTVMRRYNVPDAYEQLKALTRGQGIDEESLKNFIKELSIPEKAKDQLIKLTPGSYTGLATQLVKAFL, encoded by the coding sequence ATGACTCTTACTTCTTTAAATGCCATCTCACCTATAGATGGACGATACATGAATAAAACCCGGGCCTTGAGTCCTTATTTTAGTGAGTTTGCTCTAATTTATTATCGTTTAACAGTGGAAATCCGGTGGATTGAATCTTTAGCTGCCAATAATGCTATTTCTGAGGTCCCTCAACTAGATAAAGAAGCAAAAGATTTTCTTAATAGCATCATTTCCAATTTTGACGAAAATGAAGCCCTAAAAATCAAAGAGTTTGAAAAACAAACAAACCATGATGTCAAAGCAATAGAATATTACTTAAAGCATAAGTTCCAGCAAAATGAGCGTTTGCAAGCGATTACAGCATTCATTCATTTTGCCTGTACCTCAGAAGATATAAATAACTTGGCTTATGCTTTAATGGTAAAACAAGCTATCGCCCAAGTAATTCAACCAACCCTCGCAGAAATAATGGGGGGGATTACCTTGCTTGGGAAACAACATGCTGATGTAGCAATGTTATCAAGAACTCATGGTCAACCAGCAACACCAACAACCATGGGCAAAGAGTTAGTCAATTTTGTTGCTCGGCTTAAAAGACCACAACAGCAGTTAGCCGAAGTACTAATTCCAGGCAAATTTAATGGTGCTGTAGGTAATTATAACGCCCATACAGTAGCATATCCCGAAGTAGATTGGCGCAAACACTGCGCCAATTTTGTCACCTCTTTAGGATTATCTTTTAATGCATATACCACTCAAATTGAACCTCATGATGGTTTAGCAGAAGTATCACAAATTATGGTACGTATTAATAATATTTTACTGGATTATACGCAAGATATATGGAGCTACATCTCTTTGGGCTATTTTAAACAAAAAACAGTAGCCGAAGAAGTTGGCTCTTCAACCATGCCCCATAAAGTAAATCCAATTGATTTTGAAAATGCGGAAGGAAATCTAGGGATGGCTAATGCTTTATTTATTCATTTTGCCAATAAACTCACTCAATCACGATTGCAACGCGATTTATCAGATTCTACCGTATTGCGCAACATTGGTATGGCCTTTTCCTATAGTCTAATTGCCTATCTTGCCTTAGCCAAAGGTAATGAGAAATTACAAATCAATGAACATGCTTTACAAGAGGATTTAAAATCCAACTGGGAAGTCTTAGCAGAGGCAGTTCAAACAGTGATGCGTCGTTATAACGTGCCTGATGCATACGAACAATTAAAAGCGTTGACTCGAGGCCAAGGCATTGATGAAGAAAGCCTTAAAAATTTTATTAAAGAGCTTTCTATTCCTGAAAAAGCTAAAGATCAACTGATTAAACTAACTCCAGGAAGCTACACTGGCTTAGCAACCCAGCTCGTAAAGGCTTTTCTATGA
- the ppsA gene encoding phosphoenolpyruvate synthase has translation MAIKKHVIDLAHLSMHDLEQVGGKNASLGEMISHLSSAGVAVPGGFATTADSFREFLAQNNLDKQIYTKLEALNTDDVLQLTLVGKEIREMIVNASFTSEFENAVRTAYEQLSQSIGHDNFSVAVRSSATAEDLPDASFAGQQETFLNVKGIEAVLLSIKHVFASLFNDRAIAYRTHHQFAHHDVALSAGIQQMIRSDLAVSGVMFTMDTESGFDQVVFITSSYGLGEMIVQGAVNPDEYYVHKPGIQAGRPAIIRRNLGSKSLKMVYCDDPSKQQRVKTVDVDVKERLLFSLTPDEVESLAHQAMIIEKHYGRPMDIEWAKDGLNGQLYILQARPETVKSRDNKQILERYTLQRQGEILAEGRSIGQRIGQGKARIITDVSEMDRVQPGDVLISDMTDPDWEPVMKRASAIVTNRGGRTCHAAIIARELGIPAVVGCGDATKTIRDGDEVTVSCAEGDNGYVYAGLLPFEQVHLDVETMPELPMKVMLNVGNPERAFTFQSIPNSGVGLARLEFLISNTIGIHPRALLDFDSLEDKELKQFIMQKTAAYDSPVEYYIERLKEGIATIAAAFYPKPVIVRLSDFKSNEYANLVGGHLYEPHEENPMLGFRGASRYVSESFADCFALECQAVRRVREKMGLTNVEVMIPFVRTVSEASNVIQVLKQHGLERGKHGLRIIMMCELPSNALLAKEFLKYFDGFSIGSNDLTQLTLGLDRDSGLIASQFDERNEAVKALLHMAITACKKENKYIGICGQGPSDHQDFAQWLMKEGIESVSLNPDSVLETCLFLAKQ, from the coding sequence ATGGCAATCAAAAAACACGTTATTGATTTAGCTCATCTAAGTATGCATGACTTAGAGCAGGTTGGTGGAAAAAATGCTTCTCTGGGGGAAATGATTAGTCATTTATCCTCTGCTGGAGTTGCTGTTCCAGGCGGTTTTGCAACCACCGCAGATTCATTTAGGGAATTTCTAGCGCAAAATAATTTAGATAAACAGATTTATACAAAATTAGAGGCCTTAAATACTGATGATGTACTGCAATTAACTCTTGTTGGTAAAGAAATTAGAGAAATGATTGTCAATGCGTCCTTTACTTCCGAGTTTGAAAATGCTGTACGCACGGCCTATGAGCAATTATCTCAGTCTATAGGCCATGATAATTTTAGTGTTGCTGTGCGCTCTTCAGCAACAGCTGAAGATTTACCAGATGCATCATTTGCAGGCCAGCAAGAGACATTTTTGAATGTTAAAGGTATTGAGGCAGTTTTATTATCGATTAAACATGTTTTTGCGTCACTATTTAATGATAGAGCAATTGCTTATCGCACACATCATCAGTTTGCCCATCATGATGTAGCTTTATCAGCAGGTATTCAACAGATGATTCGTAGTGATTTAGCAGTAAGTGGCGTAATGTTCACTATGGATACTGAATCTGGTTTTGATCAAGTAGTATTCATTACTTCTTCTTATGGTTTAGGAGAGATGATTGTACAAGGAGCGGTTAATCCTGATGAATATTATGTGCATAAACCCGGTATTCAAGCAGGAAGACCCGCTATTATTCGCAGAAATCTAGGCAGTAAATCTTTGAAGATGGTGTATTGTGATGATCCGAGTAAGCAACAACGAGTTAAAACTGTAGATGTAGATGTTAAAGAGCGTTTGTTATTTTCTTTAACTCCTGATGAAGTTGAAAGCTTAGCCCATCAGGCCATGATTATTGAGAAACATTATGGTCGACCAATGGATATAGAATGGGCAAAAGATGGTTTAAATGGTCAACTATATATACTGCAAGCTCGTCCTGAAACGGTAAAAAGTCGTGATAACAAGCAAATATTGGAACGTTATACTTTGCAACGTCAAGGTGAAATATTAGCTGAGGGACGTAGTATAGGTCAAAGAATTGGACAAGGTAAGGCTAGAATTATTACTGATGTAAGTGAAATGGATAGAGTGCAGCCTGGTGATGTTTTAATTTCAGATATGACCGATCCCGATTGGGAACCTGTCATGAAGCGCGCTTCAGCGATTGTGACCAATCGCGGTGGACGAACCTGTCATGCGGCGATTATTGCTCGTGAGTTAGGTATTCCCGCAGTAGTGGGTTGTGGTGACGCAACAAAAACCATACGTGATGGTGATGAAGTAACTGTTAGTTGTGCAGAAGGGGATAATGGCTATGTGTATGCTGGTTTATTGCCTTTCGAGCAAGTACATCTTGATGTAGAAACTATGCCTGAATTACCGATGAAAGTCATGCTTAACGTGGGGAACCCTGAGCGGGCATTTACTTTTCAATCTATTCCCAATTCAGGTGTGGGTTTGGCTCGTCTTGAGTTTTTAATTTCCAATACAATTGGCATCCATCCGCGAGCATTACTGGATTTTGATTCCTTAGAGGACAAGGAGTTGAAACAATTCATTATGCAAAAAACAGCAGCCTATGATTCACCTGTTGAGTATTATATCGAGCGCTTAAAAGAAGGTATTGCAACAATTGCTGCGGCCTTTTATCCTAAACCAGTCATTGTGCGATTGTCTGATTTTAAATCAAATGAATATGCCAATCTTGTAGGCGGTCATTTGTATGAACCTCATGAAGAAAATCCAATGTTGGGCTTTAGAGGAGCATCACGCTATGTTTCTGAATCATTTGCTGATTGTTTTGCTTTAGAATGTCAAGCGGTGCGGCGCGTTCGTGAAAAAATGGGGCTAACAAATGTAGAAGTGATGATTCCATTTGTAAGAACTGTGTCTGAGGCAAGTAACGTTATTCAAGTTTTAAAACAACATGGACTTGAGCGTGGCAAACATGGTTTACGCATAATTATGATGTGTGAGTTGCCTTCTAATGCTTTGTTAGCAAAAGAATTTTTAAAGTATTTTGATGGTTTTTCTATTGGCTCTAACGATTTAACCCAATTGACTTTAGGCTTAGATAGAGATTCAGGACTTATTGCTTCTCAATTTGATGAGCGTAATGAAGCAGTAAAAGCATTATTGCATATGGCTATCACCGCGTGCAAAAAAGAGAATAAATATATAGGTATTTGTGGCCAAGGACCTTCAGATCATCAGGATTTTGCACAGTGGTTAATGAAAGAAGGAATAGAAAGTGTTTCACTTAATCCAGATTCAGTTTTAGAAACGTGTCTGTTTTTGGCGAAACAATAA